The Bubalus bubalis isolate 160015118507 breed Murrah chromosome 16, NDDB_SH_1, whole genome shotgun sequence genome window below encodes:
- the LOC112579506 gene encoding olfactory receptor 52H1: protein MVLFNLSSDNPGPFILVGIPGLEQAHVWIGIPFCIIYIVAIMGNCILLYLILVEYSLHEPMFFFISMLAMTDLTLSTVGIPKTLSIFWLGAREITFPGCLTQVFFLHYSFVLDSAILMAMAFDRYVAICSPLRYNTILNPKTIIKIVVGISFRSFCIILPVVFLLIRLPFCRTHMIPHTYCEHIGVARLACADISINIWYGFCVPIMTVISDVILIAISYTLILCAVFRLPSQEARQKALGTCGSHVCVILMFYTPAFFSILAHRFGHNVSHTFHIMFANLYIVIPPALNPIVYGVKTKQIREKVTILFSTKRT, encoded by the coding sequence ATGGTCCTTTTCAACCTGAGCAGTGACAACCCAGGACCCTTCATTCTGGTGGGGATCCCAGGCCTGGAGCAAGCCCATGTGTGGATTGGAATTCCCTTCTGTATCATCTATATTGTAGCCATTATGGGAAACTGCATCCTTCTCTACCTAATCTTGGTGGAGTATAGCCTTCACGAACCCATGTTCTTCTTTATCTCCATGCTGGCCATGACTGACCTCACCTTGTCCACAGTTGGTATTCCTAAAACACTGAGTATCTTTTGGCTTGGGGCTCGAGAGATCACATTCCCAGGATGCCTCACACAAGTGTTCTTCCTCCACTACAGCTTTGTCCTGGATTCAGCCATCCTGATGGCCATGGCgtttgaccgctatgtggccatctgttcTCCCTTGAGATACAACACTATCTTGAACCCCAAGACCATCATCAAGATTGTGGTGGGAATCTCTTTTCGTAGTTTCTGCATCATCCTCCCAGTTGTATTCTTGCTCATACGACTGCCTTTCTGTAGGACACACATGATACCGCACACATACTGTGAGCACATAGGTGTTGCCCGGCTCGCCTGTGCGGACATCTCTATCAACATCTGGTATGGCTTTTGTGTTCCCATCATGACAGTCATCTCAGATGTGATCCTCATTGCCATTTCTTACACCCTCATCCTCTGTGCTGTCTTCCGCCTCCCCTCCCAAGAAGCCCGCCAGAAGGCCCTGGGCACCTGTGGTTCCCATGTCTGTGTCATCCTCATGTTTTATACACCTGCCTTTTTCTCCATCCTTGCCCACCGCTTTGGACACAATGTCTCCCACACTTTCCACATCATGTTTGCCAACCTTTACATTGTTATCCCACCTGCACTCAACCCCATTGTTTATGGAGTGAAGACCAAGCAGATCAGAGAGAAGGTCACCATTTTGTTTTCTACCAAGAGGACATAA